One genomic segment of Natrononativus amylolyticus includes these proteins:
- a CDS encoding HNH endonuclease: MDSFDEVWPILVRRAQEIECVETFSHGNENDVQYNESRDSIRFHSRATEADHWKDIQRKHWETAWDELQRTGELDRDQFLELTEMWRSSAAVPFLQKALNLPLDADNGRVFLPDEFSPGEVLVTEDSEPPSSDGSSTERTPTRMTTERFFGGVDDRVQYLCLTLQFVSEHEPTEADLINWILENTPAGAAGTVKRNLSFLESVDLLESTPEGYRTTNKGETFWKQDEPLVMYEGLATAVDGFREIARAIPSGDRTIEEIQHQLRRAYPDHKLPKGVVTKHLDWLESLELVTKEDGVYSIPIEGGNFEVGERYSRWFIHDVLKGERYKGIATPSELPLIFIFTGDAGRTYGYEDMFLEGDRFLYTGEGTEGDMTMDDGNKALRDHRENGESIHLFENTDMPWIVTYLGEYEYVTHRIDTLPDEHDNPRDAFRFELAPVGGTEIEIEGGTPRSLSDSELFAKAKQSSPSGSGGSGGSGGSRSYPRSEYVREFALRTADGVCQGCGEDAPFVSTSGKPFLEVHHLTRLSDGGPDDPENVIALCPNCHRRRHEGRDGDAFNRELREKARRRNERYL; encoded by the coding sequence ATGGATTCATTTGACGAGGTTTGGCCAATACTTGTTCGGCGGGCACAAGAAATCGAGTGCGTAGAAACGTTCAGCCATGGGAATGAGAACGACGTACAGTATAACGAGAGTCGGGACTCGATCCGGTTTCATAGCAGAGCGACCGAGGCCGACCACTGGAAAGATATTCAGCGGAAACACTGGGAGACCGCATGGGACGAACTCCAACGAACTGGAGAACTGGACCGAGATCAGTTCTTGGAGCTCACGGAGATGTGGCGAAGTTCAGCAGCAGTTCCGTTCCTCCAGAAGGCACTGAATCTTCCGTTGGACGCTGACAACGGGCGAGTTTTCCTCCCTGACGAGTTCTCTCCTGGGGAGGTATTGGTCACTGAGGACTCGGAACCACCGTCTTCGGATGGGTCGTCGACGGAACGAACTCCCACACGAATGACCACTGAGCGGTTTTTCGGTGGCGTCGATGATCGAGTTCAATATCTCTGCTTGACTCTCCAGTTTGTATCCGAACACGAACCCACTGAAGCAGATCTCATAAATTGGATACTCGAAAACACACCCGCTGGAGCAGCGGGCACTGTCAAGCGGAATCTCTCCTTTCTCGAGTCTGTCGACTTACTCGAGAGCACCCCTGAAGGCTACCGGACCACAAACAAGGGAGAGACGTTCTGGAAACAAGATGAGCCTCTGGTCATGTATGAGGGGCTCGCGACAGCTGTTGATGGCTTTCGTGAGATCGCCAGAGCAATTCCATCTGGGGATCGAACAATCGAGGAGATCCAACACCAACTCCGACGGGCGTACCCCGACCACAAGCTACCGAAGGGGGTCGTCACAAAGCACTTAGATTGGCTCGAGTCACTCGAGTTGGTTACAAAGGAAGATGGCGTATACTCGATCCCGATTGAGGGAGGCAACTTTGAGGTTGGCGAGCGGTACAGTCGCTGGTTTATCCACGACGTCCTCAAAGGGGAGCGATACAAGGGTATTGCAACCCCGAGCGAGCTGCCACTCATTTTCATCTTCACTGGCGATGCTGGTCGCACCTACGGGTATGAGGATATGTTCCTCGAGGGCGATCGATTTCTCTACACTGGTGAGGGCACGGAAGGCGATATGACGATGGACGATGGGAACAAGGCTCTCCGCGATCACCGGGAGAACGGTGAATCGATCCACCTGTTCGAGAATACCGATATGCCGTGGATCGTCACCTATCTCGGCGAGTACGAATACGTCACCCACAGGATTGATACGCTTCCTGATGAACACGACAACCCACGCGATGCGTTCCGGTTTGAGTTAGCTCCTGTTGGGGGAACAGAGATAGAGATTGAGGGGGGTACGCCTCGGTCGCTGTCTGATTCGGAGCTCTTTGCAAAGGCAAAGCAGAGTTCTCCCTCGGGAAGTGGGGGTTCGGGTGGGTCTGGTGGTAGTCGTTCGTACCCACGCTCGGAGTACGTTCGAGAGTTTGCGCTTCGGACGGCTGATGGTGTTTGTCAGGGTTGTGGGGAAGATGCGCCGTTTGTCTCTACGAGTGGTAAGCCGTTTCTCGAGGTCCATCATCTGACTCGATTGAGCGATGGTGGGCCAGATGATCCAGAGAATGTGATTGCGTTGTGTCCGAACTGTCACCGGCGGCGCCACGAGGGACGGGATGGTGATGCGTTCAATCGAGAGCTACGGGAGAAGGCACGGCGGCGGAACGAACGGTATCTATAG
- a CDS encoding type II toxin-antitoxin system antitoxin SocA domain-containing protein, with amino-acid sequence MTKVQKLLFLIEQESRFFENYEQEVSFNFAPYKMGPFSENVYEELQFLMQLDAIEAEDISNPTGMDALKADLTNKKFEITPKGEKIASQLVEILEPEHRNELEDMIQEYNKMTLQDLLRYVYQEYPDFATESKIKQDLFAEGD; translated from the coding sequence GTGACAAAGGTTCAGAAATTGTTATTTCTGATTGAACAGGAATCACGATTTTTCGAAAATTACGAACAAGAGGTTTCTTTTAATTTCGCCCCATATAAGATGGGCCCATTCTCAGAAAATGTGTATGAAGAACTGCAATTTCTTATGCAGTTAGACGCTATCGAGGCTGAAGACATTTCGAACCCAACAGGTATGGACGCCCTCAAGGCCGATCTCACAAACAAGAAATTCGAGATCACACCAAAAGGTGAGAAAATCGCCTCGCAGCTCGTGGAAATTCTCGAACCAGAACACCGAAACGAACTAGAGGACATGATCCAGGAATATAATAAAATGACGCTGCAAGACCTCCTACGGTATGTCTATCAAGAGTACCCAGACTTTGCTACAGAGTCAAAAATAAAACAAGATCTATTCGCGGAGGGTGACTGA